The following is a genomic window from Aquificota bacterium.
GGCAGTTGCAAAAGAAGAAATACTTTCTTACCTTGGCTTTTATGAGGGCATGCCTATCCGTGGACCAGAGTTTAATGAGATGGACTTACAAACAAGGATAAAAAGGTTATACATGGACAAGGGATTTTTGGATGCATCCGTTGGTGTTACTATGGAAGAAGATAAGGATGGTTATGTGGACCTTTACATAGGGATAGATGAAGGTCCAATTTATTTTACAGAAAGTGGAGTGTATAAAGGTTCAAGCTACGACCCATCCCTTTTGGACTCAAAGATAGGCTTGGTTAAGGGTAGGGTTTTTAAGGAAGGTTTATTTAGAGAAAGTATATTCTCCCTTCAGGACTTTTATACAAAAGAAGGCTATTGGGACAGTTTTGTGTATTATGAAGGCGTTGAAAAACTTAAACTAAGCAAGCCTTTTTACTCTGTGCTTGCTCCAATGGATAAAAGGCTTACCAAAAACCCGCTTAAGGTCCTTGGGTCTATATCGGAGGGCATATCAAACCTTTTTAGCCATCCCATAGGAACATTAAAAGCTTTGATAGGTAGAGGTTATGTAGCCAGGCCTGTATTTCAGATAATTGAAGGGAAAAAGTATAAGCTCAGCTTTGAGGGTACAAGCTTTTTTACACAACAAGACCTAACCGACATAAGCGAGCTTGAAAAGAAAGGCGTTGATCCTTTTTCTTTGGAAGAGGCAAAAGAAAACATAATTAAAGCCTATCATAGAAAGGGCTTTTTTGATGTGGAGGTTTATTATGAAGTTAAGGAGGGACAGATAAGCTTTAGGGTAAAAGAAGGGGAAAGGTATAAGGCCGTAGGTACGGTGCTTGATGGAGAGTTTTACGATGAAGATAGGTTAGAACAATTGTTAAAAATGGAGCTTGAACGCCTTATGGAAGAAGGCTATACATTAGCGGAAGGACGAATAAACAAAGAAGTTTTTAAGGAGGAAAAGAAGGTAAAAGTTAGCTTGGATATAAAACCTGGAAAAAGGCAAATACTTAAAGACTTTGTATATGACGGCCACAATCAAGAAATCAAAAAGATATTTTCAAGGCATGAAGAAAAACTTCCTGCCATATTCAACTCACAACTTGTGGAGTCTTTAAACTTGAATATACAAAATTATTTTCTTAAAAAGGGTTTTATGGAAGGCGATTTTGAAACACAGGTAAAATTGGAAGAGGATGACAAAAACATCTATTACGCATACATATACACAGTAAATGAGGGGCCTGTTTATAAATTGGGAGAGACCATATACTATGGATACAAAAACACCACTTCCCGTGAGCTTTCTTATATGACTGAAAAGGCAGTAAATTACTCTGAAAGTTTAAACGATAAAACATTACATAACATGTTGAATAGTGGAATATTTACTGGTGTATATATAGATACTTTCGTTGATAAAAACAAAAAAACTGTACACAGGCTCATACAATTATCCGAAGACAAAAGAGGTATACTGGATTTTTCATTAGGATACAATACAGAAGAAAAAATTTCCTTAGAGGCATTCCTTGGTATGAAAAATATCTTTGGAATAGGGCTGTCCTCGGGTTTAAAATACAGAAAAACTGGTAAAAGAAAGCTTTATGATATAACACTTGAGGATAGGTTTATCTTTTCAAGTAGATACTGGTTTAAAGCCGACGCTTTCAAAAACTATGAAGAACATAAAAGCTACAATTTGGATTCTCGTGGTTTCAATCTACAGTTGGGCTATAGGATAACGGGCAATACATCCGTAGGACCAGTTTTTAGCCTTTTGAACAACCAGGTGAACGGGCAAAGCTTTTATATAAAAAAGTATGGTATTTTCTTAATAAGGGAGTTTAAAGATGACCTATTTTCTCCCAATAGGATTCATTACGATAGTTTAAACTTAAGCTTTGCAGAAGGCGATGCAAAATACACAAAGTTTGATCTATCCACCTTTTACCTAATACCATTAAAAAGGAACTTTAAGCTAAGCTTTAAGGTGGCTGGTGGTGTTGTAAGTCAAAAGGCACCTATATTTGAAAGGTTTTTCTTAGGTGGTTTAAGGGATCTTAGGGGCTATTCCTTTGAAGAGATAGGACAACCCAATGGCGGTAGATACTATGCCTTTGGCAGACTTGAGCTTATGTTCCCTATAAAGGGTTCTTTTGTGGGTGTAATCTTTGGCGACAGTGGAAGCGTGGGAGATAAGTTAGAAGACCTTTCAAAAAGTATAAAGTCTGACTTTGGTGGTGGCATTGGAATAAATACTCCAATAGGCCCTATTAGGCTGGATGTAGCCTTTCCCTTTGATAGGGATTGGATTAAAAAGTATAAGGTCTACCTGTCTGTAGGCTACTATTACTAATACTTATACGCTAAATATAAATACATTTTTAAGGACCCTAGAGAAAGCTTATAAAAGGTAGGGATGCTCTTGCCCGTGCCTGCAATTTGGCATACACGAAGAAGCACCCTTACACAAAGTAAAATGCATTATGACATAATAAGGAATGTATCACTCCATGCGTTAGTTGTCTAATTTATTTTTAGCAAGCACAGTACTAACGTCTATGTATGCGTTTATCTATATCATGCTTGTAGCTGTCAATCTTTTCTTTTCTATAGTTTGGATTGCTAAAATAAAGCACGCTTAGGGCAAAGGAAAGAACAATCAAAGTAAGCAGAATTATAAGAGCTATATATTTCTTCATCTTCATAAAAGGGGGCCAAAGGCCCCATGGTTGTTATTTCTTGTGATGCTTATCAAGCCATTCGTAGTTGTATGGGTCCCAGTCTTCGGGCATATGGGGTATCTTGTCAAAGTTGTGGGGAGGTGGTGGTGAAGGTATGAGCCATTCAAGGGAAGGTGACTGCCATGGGTTATCTTCCGCCTTTTTGCCAAGTTTGGTGGAAAGGATAAGGTTTAGCAGTGCCACAAATACACCAAAGCCCAATATCATAGCACCTATGGTCTGAAGCTCGTGGAGTTTTATCCAGCTGTCAATGGGTGGGTAGTCCGCGTACCTTCTTGGCATACCTTCAAGACCCACTATAAACTGTAAGAAGTAGAACATGTTAGAACCTATCATTATAATCACAAGGCCTATTTTTGCCCAAAGCTCGCTGTACATCCTGCCAGTTATCTTGGGATACCAGTAATGGAAACCACCAAAAACTGCAAGAGTGAGAGCCATCCCAAGCACGTAGTGGAAGTGGGCTACTACAAAGTGGGAATCATGCACAGCCACATCAAAGGCTGGAAGGCCCAATGGTATACCAGTAAGACCACCTATAAGGAACATGAAGATGGCGGAGAGGGTATAGAGCATGGGAGCGGTAAATCTAATAGAACCCTTATAAAGGGTAAATATCCAGTTAAATATCTTTATACCGGTTGGCACACCTATAAGGACGGTTGTGTAAGAGAAGATTATCCTTATCCAGTCTGGCACACCACTGGTAAACATGTGATGTATCCAAACCATAAAGCCTAGTATGGCTATGCCCCATATGGCGATTATCATAGAAGTTCTTCCAAAGATTTCCCTTCTTGAGAAGGTGGCTACCATCTCGGATATAAGACCAAAGGCTGGTAGGATCATAACATAAACAACTGGGTGAGAATAAAACCAGAAGAGGTTTTGGTAGAGAAGCGGGTCTCCACCCCTTGTAGGATCAAAGAAGGCAGTGTGGAAATACTTATCCATAAGAAGCATGGTAACTGCACCAGCAAGAGCTGGCACGCCAAGTATCTGTATTACGTTCATAGCCAAAAAGGCATGCAAGAAAAGGTTCATCTTCTTTAGGGTTATACCGGGTGCCCTCATGGTAAGGTTTGTTACCACCAGGTTTATGGCGCTTGCCAAAGAGGAGGCACCAAGAAGGTGTATTATTAGAGCATAAAAGGCCACAGGACCAGCATTTTCATTGAGAGAAAAAGGCGGATATCCTGTCCACATCATCCTTATATGGTTGCCAGGTAGCAGGGTGATAAGAGCAAGCACGCTTGCGGCGAAGAATAACCAATAGCTAAGTGCGTTGAGCCTCGGGAAGGCTACGTCCCTTGCACCTATCATAAGTGGTAGAAGATAGTTTCCAAAGGAACCCCATATGGCAACTGCCCACCAAAACTGCATTAGAACACCGTGCACAGTTAAAGCTTGATTGTAGGTATCTTCAGACATGTATTGAAGGCCAGGCTGGAAAAGTTCTAACCTTATGGCAAGGGCAGAAAGACCAGCTATTAGGAAGAATATGATGCTTGTCATACCGTACATTATGCCTATTTTTTTGTGGTCTGTGGTAAAGATCCATTCCTTAAGGCCCGCACTAAAGTACGGCTTATAACCTACTGCTGCCATGGTGGCGCACCTCCTTTAAAGGTTTTTTTTATTAGATTCTTGGCTTGTTTGTGTGCCTTGGTTTAACCACTTTTCAAACTCTTCCTTTGGCACAACCTTCAAAACTGCAGCCATCTTTGAATGCTGTGTTCCGCAGTATTCCCTACAGAAGACCCAATACTCTCCAGGCTTGTTTATCTGGAACCACATGTGGGTAATCCTACCTGGTACAACGTCTTCCATAGCCTTTGCTGGATGAACATAGAAGGAGTGTATAACATCTTTGGATGTGAGTAGGACCTTTATGGGCGTTTCTGCGGGCAGATAAGCCTTGAACATGTCGTTAACTTCTTCTGGTTTTAGGTAAGCATTATTCTCTGGATTGACCACACTGTTAAAGAAGGAATATACCTTTTTGCCGTTTGGATATTCAAATTCCCAGCCCCACATAAAGGCAGTTACCTTAATCTCCATAGACTTTTCTGGAGCGTTTCTTTGAACTTTATAAAAGGCAAAGCTTTGGGTGGCAAGGTATATAACCACTATGGTCGGTATTATGGTCCAAAGTATTTCAAGGGCTTTGCTTTCGTGTACATGCTGTGCCTTCTCATTAACACCCTTTTTATAACGATACTTGATCAAAAAGTAGGCACCAGGTATAAATACCACTAGATAGATAACCACTGAAACAAGGAGCCATATTTCATACATGGTCTGCCAATAGTTGGCAGGATAAGCTAAGATTTCCTTCATTGGTGCACCTCCTTTTTATGTCTGCTATAAAAGTATGCAAGAGAAAGGGTTGAAAAGAGGCCAAATATGCCAAGGCCTGCAAAGATTAAAGTTGGGTCTATCACGTACCTGCTACGTGCATGGTCATACCTGTAGCAGGCAAGCACAGCAAGGTCAACAAGGTTGTTTATTGAGGGCTTTTCCCTTTGGGCATCTATGAAGGCAAGGTTTACATCCTTCTCCTTCAAAAAGGGCCCATACAAGTATCTCATCACCTCGCCCTCTGGCGATAGGAATATGGTTACGTTTGGATGAATAAAGATTTTGTCTCTGTCTATGTAGTAAAACTTGTATCCTACCGACTGAGTAAGCCTTTTTATGTCTTCCTTGGATAGTACACCCACAAGCCAGTTTTCTGGTATGTCTGTGGTGCCAAAGTTCCTTAGCATAAAGCTTTTCATCGTTTCAAGGTTATCCCTCTCATCAAAGGACAGTATCACATACCTGTACTCTTTAGATAAGCTTTTTGATGCCTTATAAAGGTTTTGCGCTGTTATAGGGCAGACAGTATCGCAAGTATAGTATGCAAATAGGAGGGCTGTGGGCTTATTGGAGATAAACTCCTTTAAACTCACTTTTCCCTTTAGGGTTTTTACATCCACGTTGGCTATTTCTTTCCCTATGTAGAGGTCTTCTTGTATTTTTACCACGCTTACATCCTGCTCACCATAATAGCTTGTATACCTACCGTACTCATAAGGCTCCCTTGCCATGGCAATGGTAAAAAAGGCCAAGGAAAGCATGAAAAGCCTCATGCTAAGCTGCCTATAAGGTAAGCGCTGCTTGCCACAAGAAGCCACATAATATCCACAAAGTGCCAGTAAAGGGTTATGGCCCTTATGTAAGTATGACCCTTGTGCTCGTTTGCCTTACCACTTAACAGAAGAAATAGAGCCACAAGCATGGTGAGAAGACCAACCACTATGTGTGAGGTGTGTATGCCAGTAAGCATATAAAAGCCTGTGCCATACATGTTGGAGCTAAGGGTAAAGCCTTCATGCCATAGATGGAGCCATTCCTTTATGTGTATAGCCATAAAGGCAAGACCCAAAACCATCGTAAGTAGTACAAAAAGGGCGGATGCGGCATTCTTACCTTTTTCAAAAAGTTTTTCTGCTATAGCTATGGTGGCGCTTGAAGCCCAAAGGATAAAGGTAAGTATGAGGGGTATGGTCAAGTTAATACCTTTTGGAACCCACTGGTGCCATACTTCTGCGTGGGTTGCCCTTGCCATATAAAAACCTGCAAACATAGTGCCGAAGATTACCACCTCGGACACTATAAAGAACATCATGGCGGGCATACCAAGCCCTTCTTCGTGGCCTTTGGAGAAGAACTCGTTGATCCACCCGGCTATGCCGATCACGAAAAGGACAAGGCTTACACCCCCAAAGATGAGGGCAAGCATGGGCTTCTGCCATACCATCAGGGCTATAAAGGTTAGGGGGACAAGCAATACAGCCAGCCCTACGGGCAGAGGCCAATAGCTGTACTCATGCTCTCCTAAATGATGGTGGTGCACCTCCTGGTGTGCCATCCTTTGCCTCCTTTTACTCTAAGCTATTAAATTGCAATACTTAAATGATACATGTTTGACCTTTGGTGATCTATAAGTTATGGTAATAGGAATATAAGAATTTCTTATAAATTTTATTGCCTACTTAACGACCGCCTCCAATATATTTTCTCTGCCCTCTTTCCAGCTTAATTTCCTTTCTATTTTTACAACCACGTGTTTTACCTCTTGCCATGGAAGGTCTATATAGGTTGGTTCTCTGTAAACAAGTGCATTTTTTGCTTGATAAGATAGAACCCTTACAATCCTTGCACTTTCTCCAGTTGGTAGAAGAGCATCTATTATGATGTATAGCTTGGGATCCCCTTGGTCCGCTGTAGGAAGATTATGAGGAATTCCAACATTCACAACCTTTAGCCTTAGATTTGCACCCCTTTCTAGTTCAACAATAATATCTTCTGGTTTTGCCTTTCCCGTAGGGAAGCTGTGGTCATGCCTGGGCTTTTTGGTGTGAAAGTACTCAAAGGGAAACTTCTGAACAATCCTTTTTTCTCCCAAAGAGGGCATATGACAGTCTTGACAAGATTTTTGAACCTTAGTAAGGTGCCACTCCTTGTAAGTCTCCTGATGACAGCCAGCACAGAAAAAGGCCTTTGTATAGTTAAGGTCTTGCCTTGAAGGGTGGGGTGGAGACCAAACCTTGTGAGGTCCATGCATGGCCTTTGTTTCCTCTTTGAAATGACAGGCTACGCAGGAAATGCCATCCTCCTTAAACTCCACCCTTAAAGCTGGTTTTACCCCAGAGTCCACTTGATGTGGTGCATGACAAGAAAGACACTTATTCTTTGTGTAGTTTTCACTTTCAAGCCTAAACTTCTCACTTTTCCAAGCTATGGCATGCCTGCTTTTCTCCCACTCCTTGAATATGTCGCTATGGCAGTCTGCGCAACGCTTTGCCTGAGGCCTCTCAAGCAGGTCCTTTTCTACAAAAACATTACCACAAGAGCTTACGAAAAGGAAAAGTAGAAAAAATACTACCATTTCCCCTCTCCAAGTTATATAATATTATTCCACAGGCCCGGTAGCTCAGTTGGTAGAGCACCCGGCTGAAAACCGGGGTGTCGGCGGTTCAAGTCCGCCCTGGGCCATTTTCAAAAGCTCAACCCTTACACGGTAATCTACAAGTATCTCAAGAGGTTCCCTGTTTAAATAAGGGTCCAAAAAGGGTATGGCGTAGGGCGAAGTAAGTAGCTTTCTTTCTTCCTCGTAGGATAACTCATCCACACCACCAAAGTAGGCTTTTGTCCCTCCCCTTTTCCTGCCTACGCTTTTTGTGGTGGATAGGC
Proteins encoded in this region:
- a CDS encoding BamA/TamA family outer membrane protein, with translation MLLILIMLLPIIAFGEVVIISNFPLRKSNLEKVINLENYRDMVEIIKHVDDVKDVYLMEEEGRIVIYIERYPIIRRIHIKGNMAVAKEEILSYLGFYEGMPIRGPEFNEMDLQTRIKRLYMDKGFLDASVGVTMEEDKDGYVDLYIGIDEGPIYFTESGVYKGSSYDPSLLDSKIGLVKGRVFKEGLFRESIFSLQDFYTKEGYWDSFVYYEGVEKLKLSKPFYSVLAPMDKRLTKNPLKVLGSISEGISNLFSHPIGTLKALIGRGYVARPVFQIIEGKKYKLSFEGTSFFTQQDLTDISELEKKGVDPFSLEEAKENIIKAYHRKGFFDVEVYYEVKEGQISFRVKEGERYKAVGTVLDGEFYDEDRLEQLLKMELERLMEEGYTLAEGRINKEVFKEEKKVKVSLDIKPGKRQILKDFVYDGHNQEIKKIFSRHEEKLPAIFNSQLVESLNLNIQNYFLKKGFMEGDFETQVKLEEDDKNIYYAYIYTVNEGPVYKLGETIYYGYKNTTSRELSYMTEKAVNYSESLNDKTLHNMLNSGIFTGVYIDTFVDKNKKTVHRLIQLSEDKRGILDFSLGYNTEEKISLEAFLGMKNIFGIGLSSGLKYRKTGKRKLYDITLEDRFIFSSRYWFKADAFKNYEEHKSYNLDSRGFNLQLGYRITGNTSVGPVFSLLNNQVNGQSFYIKKYGIFLIREFKDDLFSPNRIHYDSLNLSFAEGDAKYTKFDLSTFYLIPLKRNFKLSFKVAGGVVSQKAPIFERFFLGGLRDLRGYSFEEIGQPNGGRYYAFGRLELMFPIKGSFVGVIFGDSGSVGDKLEDLSKSIKSDFGGGIGINTPIGPIRLDVAFPFDRDWIKKYKVYLSVGYYY
- a CDS encoding cbb3-type cytochrome c oxidase subunit I codes for the protein MAAVGYKPYFSAGLKEWIFTTDHKKIGIMYGMTSIIFFLIAGLSALAIRLELFQPGLQYMSEDTYNQALTVHGVLMQFWWAVAIWGSFGNYLLPLMIGARDVAFPRLNALSYWLFFAASVLALITLLPGNHIRMMWTGYPPFSLNENAGPVAFYALIIHLLGASSLASAINLVVTNLTMRAPGITLKKMNLFLHAFLAMNVIQILGVPALAGAVTMLLMDKYFHTAFFDPTRGGDPLLYQNLFWFYSHPVVYVMILPAFGLISEMVATFSRREIFGRTSMIIAIWGIAILGFMVWIHHMFTSGVPDWIRIIFSYTTVLIGVPTGIKIFNWIFTLYKGSIRFTAPMLYTLSAIFMFLIGGLTGIPLGLPAFDVAVHDSHFVVAHFHYVLGMALTLAVFGGFHYWYPKITGRMYSELWAKIGLVIIMIGSNMFYFLQFIVGLEGMPRRYADYPPIDSWIKLHELQTIGAMILGFGVFVALLNLILSTKLGKKAEDNPWQSPSLEWLIPSPPPPHNFDKIPHMPEDWDPYNYEWLDKHHKK
- the coxB gene encoding cytochrome c oxidase subunit II, with protein sequence MKEILAYPANYWQTMYEIWLLVSVVIYLVVFIPGAYFLIKYRYKKGVNEKAQHVHESKALEILWTIIPTIVVIYLATQSFAFYKVQRNAPEKSMEIKVTAFMWGWEFEYPNGKKVYSFFNSVVNPENNAYLKPEEVNDMFKAYLPAETPIKVLLTSKDVIHSFYVHPAKAMEDVVPGRITHMWFQINKPGEYWVFCREYCGTQHSKMAAVLKVVPKEEFEKWLNQGTQTSQESNKKNL
- a CDS encoding SCO family protein; this encodes MRLFMLSLAFFTIAMAREPYEYGRYTSYYGEQDVSVVKIQEDLYIGKEIANVDVKTLKGKVSLKEFISNKPTALLFAYYTCDTVCPITAQNLYKASKSLSKEYRYVILSFDERDNLETMKSFMLRNFGTTDIPENWLVGVLSKEDIKRLTQSVGYKFYYIDRDKIFIHPNVTIFLSPEGEVMRYLYGPFLKEKDVNLAFIDAQREKPSINNLVDLAVLACYRYDHARSRYVIDPTLIFAGLGIFGLFSTLSLAYFYSRHKKEVHQ
- a CDS encoding heme-copper oxidase subunit III produces the protein MAHQEVHHHHLGEHEYSYWPLPVGLAVLLVPLTFIALMVWQKPMLALIFGGVSLVLFVIGIAGWINEFFSKGHEEGLGMPAMMFFIVSEVVIFGTMFAGFYMARATHAEVWHQWVPKGINLTIPLILTFILWASSATIAIAEKLFEKGKNAASALFVLLTMVLGLAFMAIHIKEWLHLWHEGFTLSSNMYGTGFYMLTGIHTSHIVVGLLTMLVALFLLLSGKANEHKGHTYIRAITLYWHFVDIMWLLVASSAYLIGSLA